AATGGCTGCGTTGATTTTCAGGCGGTTGCGGACGATGCCCGCATCGGCAAGCAGTCTCTCAATATCGGCTTCGTCAAATGCGGCGACCGTATCGATGTCAAAACCTTTAAATGCCGTCTGAAATGCCTGCTGCTTCTTCAGCATCAGCGTCCAGCTCAATCCTGCCTGATTGATTTCCAACACCAGCCGCTCAAACAATTCATTGTCATCCTCAATCGGAAAACCGTATTGCGTGTCGTGATAATGTTTGTTGGGGTTGTCCGTATCGTCAGGAAGCGTGGCGACAAATTCGCAGTAATTCATGTTTGTTGAGGGAAAATTGAAACAAAGGCCGTCTGAAAGCATTTTTCAGACGACCTAAGACCTGCAATATCAAACAGGCACAAAACCTGTTTAGATGTTTGCAAAAATCAAGCTACTTCGCCTGCGTATTGTTCGGCAGTCAGCAGACCGTCGTAATCGGCAGGGTTGGCAGGTTTGATTTTGAAGAACCAGCCTGCGCCGTAAGGATCGCTGTTGGCAGTTTCCGGAGCGCTTGGCAGATCTTCGTTGACAGCAACGATTTCGCCTGCAATCGGCGCGTATACGTCAGATGCGGCTTTTACAGACTCAACCACACCGGCTTGCTCTTCGGCAGCCAGGTTTGCACCGACTTCAGGCAGCTCGACAAACACGATGTCGCCCAACAGCTCTTGCGCGTGGTGGGTAATGCCGACGGTGATGGTACCGTCTTCTTCAAGGCGCAGCCATTCGTGACTGGCAACGTATTTCAGTTCTGCTGGGATATTGCTCATGGTTTGATACTCCATTGATAGGGGTTATTTTCAGACGGCATCTGCACAGCTTAGCGTGCGCAGATACCTCGTGCGATTAATTCTTCCAAGCGTCCGTAATGGACGGCAATCATATTGTTTTTATCTTGTTCCAATTTTTGCTTTTGAGCGGAAGGAAGTTTAGGGGATGCAGAATAATCCAAATATGCTTCGTTTATCTTGCGCTTGTTACTTGCCATTACTCCGCTTGCACGGAATACAATGATTCCTTGTTTGGATCTCATATTGTCTGCAACGGCAACCTTCAGGCCTTTGCTGCGGTAATCTGCACAAATGCCTGTAACTGCCGATACTTTATCCACTTCAACTGTTCCCGCATAACGGCTGAACGCATACAGGGTAAATGATTTCGCTTGCGACAATGATTTCAGGTCGGAAGCACGGCTTCTACCCTTATTATCTTGCACGGCAATACTCAAATCATCATTCATGCGGATAATATCAAGGGCATATTCCCTGTCTATCGTCACCTCGCCGGCAATCTTTCCATTGCCGCCAACGGTTTTCATAAATATTGCAGTACGAGATTTTCCTTCTGTATCGAAAAACATCAATCCGCGCTCGCCGGCAGACGAAGCGCAAGCCGATAACATCAATAACAACAATAAATTGCAGAAGGTTACTTTCATAGGAAATAACAATTCCTTAAAACCTGCTTTCAGACGGCCCTTAACAAATAAAGGCCGTCTGAACCGATATTAATCAAACTGTTTTTGACCATTTCGGACAAACGGCAGCTTCAGTACACGTACGTCCACTTCTTTACCGCGCATCAGCACTTTGGCGATATCGCCGTCAAAATCTTTCGGTACGCGAGCGATGGCGATGGATTGTTTCAGGCTTGGAGAGAATACGCCGCTGGTGGTTTCGCCTTGGCCTTTGTCGGTCAACACTTCCATATGCGCGCGCAGGATGCCGCCTTTTTCGAGCAACAGGCCGACTTGTTTGACGGCAACACCTTTTTCTTTCAATGCTAGCAAGGCGGCTTTGCCGACGAAATCGCGGCTTTCGTCTTTCAAATCAACCGTCCAGCCCATGCCTGCTTCGAGCGGGCTGGTGTCGTCGTCCATATCGTTGCCGTAGAGGTTCATGCCGGCTTCCATGCGCAGGGTGTCGCGCGCGCCGAGGCCGCAGGGCTGTACGCCGGCTTGTTGCAGGGCTTTGAAGAATGCGACGGCTTCGGTGCCGGGCAGGATGACTTCGACGCCGTCTTCTCCAGTGTAGCCGGTGCGAGCGACAAACCAGTCGTTGCCCAAGTCTGCACCTTGGAACGGTTTGAGGTTGTGGACGACATCCGCCCATTCGGGTTTGACGGTCAGGAGTTTTTCAATGGCTTTAGGGCCTTGTACGGCAAGCATACCGAGGTCGTAGCGCGGATTGAAGGCGACGCCGAATTCTTGTCCGACTTTGTGGAATTGCGCTGTGTCTTTTTCGCGGGTCGCACCGTTGGACACGATGCGGTATTGGGTTTCGGCTTCGTTGGTGCGGTAAACGATTAAGTCGTCAATCACGCCGCCGTTATCGTTGAGCAAAGCGGAATAAAGGGCTTTGCCGACGAAGGCAAGTTTGGCAACGTCGTTGGCAATCAGTTTGCGGAAAAAGGCTTTGGCGTTCGCTCCGGCGACGTCGGTAACGAGCATGTGTGATACGTCGAACATACCGGCGTCGGTGCGCACGGCTTCGTGTTCGGCGATTTGCGAACCATAATGGATGGGCAGTTCCCAGCCGGCAAAATCGACCAGCTTCGCGCCTGCATCTTGATGGGCTTGATAAAACGGGGTGGTTTTTAGGGCAGTCATTCTCAAGTTTCTCCGGATTTATTGTTCAGATGCCGCCCGCGCACCTGTGCGCGGATGACCCTATCTGTCCTTGAACCTGAGATTTTCGGCCGTATCCGCTGAATGGCAAACCAGTCTGCTCACTGCTTTGCGCGGTTGTCTGAATGGTGGTTCAGACGGCCTTCTCCCCTTCGGTGGACGTTATTCAAACGCCGCTCTCCAGATTGTTTGTTTCAATGTGCAGTCCCTGATACCTGAGCGATTTAAGGGTGTCTGCGCCTTCGGTGGCTACATGTAGTTGGGTGTAGCTCTCTCCTGCACATGCTCCGATTATGGCTTGAATCGGCGGTTTGGGCAAGTGGCCGACGAATATTTATGATGTGAATATTCATCTTTTTATCAAAACGGCCGACCGCAAACCTTTGCGAAATTGCCGGATATGCGGCAAACGTTTTTGCAAAAGTCTCAGGCCGTCTGAAGCCCTTACCCGTTTTTCCTATATAATTCTGTTTTTTCGATTTATCCGCGCCCACCATGAACCGCCTCAAACGCATCAAAACCATCCTCTGCACGCTCTACCGCTACCGCCTCGCCGAGCTGATTGCCTCGCTGGTCCGTCCGGGTTGGGCACGGACTTTCCTCAATATGCTGCCGCAGTCGTCCAAGTTCAAACACGAGACGCCTGCCGTGCGCCTGCGTCTGGCTTTGGAAAGCCTGGGGCCGATTTTCATCAAATTCGGGCAGGTATTGTCCACGCGTCCCGATTTGATTCCGCATGATTACGCGGTCGAACTGGCCAGGTTGCAAGACAAAGTGCCGCCGTTTGACGCGCAGCTTTCACGCTCGCAAATCGAAAAATCGCTGGGCCAATCCATCGACACTTTATACGCGGAATTTGAAACCGAGCCTGTCGCCAGCGCGTCCATCGCCCAGGTACACAAAGCCCGCCTGCATTCGGGCGAACAGGTCGCAGTGAAAGTCTTGCGCCCCAACCTTTTGCCCGTTATCGAACAGGATTTGTCGCTGATGCGCTTTGGCGCAGGGTGGGTGGAGCGTTTGTTTTCAGACGGCAAGCGTTTGAAGCCGCGCGAAGTGGTGGCCGAATTTGACAAATACCTGCACGACGAATTGGACTTGATGCGCGAAGCCGCCAATGCCAGCCAGCTCGGCCGCAACTTT
This genomic interval from Neisseria sp. Marseille-Q5346 contains the following:
- the gcvH gene encoding glycine cleavage system protein GcvH, translated to MEYQTMSNIPAELKYVASHEWLRLEEDGTITVGITHHAQELLGDIVFVELPEVGANLAAEEQAGVVESVKAASDVYAPIAGEIVAVNEDLPSAPETANSDPYGAGWFFKIKPANPADYDGLLTAEQYAGEVA
- the gcvT gene encoding glycine cleavage system aminomethyltransferase GcvT, which gives rise to MTALKTTPFYQAHQDAGAKLVDFAGWELPIHYGSQIAEHEAVRTDAGMFDVSHMLVTDVAGANAKAFFRKLIANDVAKLAFVGKALYSALLNDNGGVIDDLIVYRTNEAETQYRIVSNGATREKDTAQFHKVGQEFGVAFNPRYDLGMLAVQGPKAIEKLLTVKPEWADVVHNLKPFQGADLGNDWFVARTGYTGEDGVEVILPGTEAVAFFKALQQAGVQPCGLGARDTLRMEAGMNLYGNDMDDDTSPLEAGMGWTVDLKDESRDFVGKAALLALKEKGVAVKQVGLLLEKGGILRAHMEVLTDKGQGETTSGVFSPSLKQSIAIARVPKDFDGDIAKVLMRGKEVDVRVLKLPFVRNGQKQFD
- a CDS encoding DNA-3-methyladenine glycosylase I — translated: MNYCEFVATLPDDTDNPNKHYHDTQYGFPIEDDNELFERLVLEINQAGLSWTLMLKKQQAFQTAFKGFDIDTVAAFDEADIERLLADAGIVRNRLKINAAIYNARQIKQIQQEYGSFKNWLDTHHPFDKAEWVKLFKKHFKFVGGEIVGEFLMSTGYLPGAHVETCPVYREILACRPKWAEAV